A genome region from Fervidobacterium changbaicum includes the following:
- a CDS encoding HD-GYP domain-containing protein: MSESKNNSKEIFSEIKFIRISLLFLTFFVLFAEVFLGYMIYKKRTEYFQIKVVFDKINSVVLDHSKAEGLIEVMERYGFETSEFIKAINSNDSQTIAKQLRDFTSFMREYEAKSMQGGFKFFMWVITVILLSMFLILLNFKGKYSRIQSFSMKLYEISRRISESLYIENIPTIQPETCKEESVLNAMIKEANMRNGIVSYFRELPYVDTIEEYIKLVGEQVCSFFEVERFSLALISDDEVIAEEAYFSEPGHRAFLHKGFRQKLGETSLGKIAKEGLKYRIINDLRAVNSKSAELIVKEGFLSNLTVPAVVGGEVIGFFFLTSKEVNHFTEEDGKLFHIISLILSPKLFYALAIQNVVANFGESLVNLSEYRDNETGNHIRRVSTYAKILAEAMKLEPRLVREIYQFAPLHDIGKIGIPDSILLKPGKLDDDEWEVMKTHVMIGVRIIEDFVENSRKIMSGNSLKTAINLIRDHHEKWDGSGYPFGKKGEEISIEGRILAVADVFDALTSKRPYKKPFSFEKAVEIVKEGRGTHFDPRVVDAFVENIEKIKAIYNELKDTESNEISEPDKEKAGN; the protein is encoded by the coding sequence ATGAGTGAGAGCAAGAACAATAGTAAAGAAATTTTTTCGGAGATTAAATTCATAAGAATCAGCTTGTTGTTTCTAACCTTCTTCGTTTTGTTTGCTGAGGTTTTTCTGGGATATATGATTTATAAAAAACGAACAGAATACTTTCAAATAAAAGTGGTGTTCGATAAAATTAATTCAGTCGTCCTCGATCATTCAAAAGCCGAAGGTCTCATTGAGGTGATGGAACGCTACGGTTTTGAAACTTCTGAATTCATAAAAGCGATCAATTCAAACGATTCCCAGACTATAGCAAAGCAATTAAGAGACTTTACCTCATTTATGCGCGAGTATGAGGCAAAGAGTATGCAGGGTGGATTCAAGTTCTTTATGTGGGTTATAACCGTTATTCTTCTATCAATGTTTCTGATTCTTTTAAACTTTAAAGGTAAGTATTCTCGTATACAATCATTTTCGATGAAACTGTATGAAATATCAAGGAGGATTTCTGAATCTTTATATATCGAGAATATACCAACTATTCAGCCCGAGACATGCAAAGAAGAGTCAGTCTTAAATGCTATGATAAAGGAAGCCAACATGAGGAACGGGATAGTTAGTTATTTTAGAGAACTTCCATATGTTGATACAATTGAAGAATATATCAAACTCGTTGGTGAACAAGTTTGTAGCTTTTTTGAAGTGGAGAGGTTCTCACTTGCTTTGATATCAGATGATGAAGTGATTGCAGAAGAGGCGTACTTTTCAGAACCGGGACATAGAGCTTTTTTGCATAAAGGTTTCAGACAAAAGCTCGGTGAGACATCACTTGGGAAAATTGCGAAAGAAGGGCTTAAGTATCGTATCATCAACGATTTGAGAGCTGTTAATTCCAAGAGTGCAGAACTCATAGTCAAGGAAGGATTTTTGTCCAATTTAACAGTTCCAGCAGTTGTCGGTGGGGAAGTAATAGGGTTTTTCTTTTTGACATCGAAAGAGGTTAACCATTTTACTGAAGAAGACGGAAAGCTATTCCATATAATTTCTTTGATACTTTCACCTAAGTTGTTTTACGCATTGGCGATTCAGAACGTAGTGGCGAATTTTGGTGAATCCCTGGTAAATCTCTCAGAGTACAGAGACAACGAAACAGGCAATCACATTAGGAGGGTTTCAACTTATGCGAAAATATTAGCAGAGGCTATGAAGCTTGAGCCAAGGCTGGTCAGAGAAATATATCAGTTCGCTCCATTGCATGATATTGGGAAAATAGGTATACCTGACAGCATACTACTCAAACCAGGCAAGCTTGACGACGACGAATGGGAGGTTATGAAAACACACGTGATGATAGGTGTAAGAATTATCGAAGATTTTGTTGAGAACAGTCGGAAAATCATGTCTGGCAACTCGCTCAAGACGGCGATAAATTTGATTAGAGACCACCACGAGAAATGGGATGGAAGCGGGTATCCGTTTGGAAAGAAGGGAGAGGAGATAAGTATCGAAGGGAGGATACTGGCAGTTGCGGATGTGTTCGATGCTTTGACATCGAAAAGGCCGTACAAAAAGCCATTCTCGTTTGAGAAAGCGGTTGAGATAGTAAAAGAAGGTAGAGGGACGCATTTTGATCCAAGAGTAGTCGATGCGTTTGTTGAGAATATAGAAAAGATAAAGGCAATTTACAACGAGCTTAAAGACACTGAGAGTAACGAGATTTCCGAGCCAGACAAAGAAAAGGCAGGTAACTAA
- a CDS encoding methyl-accepting chemotaxis protein, with product MKVIKLRNLPLLLTVILTCAFMVMYFVNQHFSNQIIKGWSEKYNEAIVKILKEKVESKVPIFSILTEILQNDPNLINIIQTDDKDSLHYYLEYTFDTYKQYGLSILQFNRPDLKVFLRMHDKEKSNDSIAARKLVNKLIQTKEKVMGYEIDLSGLGLRLLTPLVSEDLVAILEVGVLVDERILSDLEGTNELVLLYDEKGKLYKPNFLRVDKSVKIADEVNLQKFIRNEKYYEIKNGQLYIAHHFKDIDNETIAILLSKLPLTTIVAQQTKLGVANIVLQLTLIGMVLTLVVVLLRTVERQVSVAKACMARVEDGDLTVEFPTTVQNEIGILISHISQVVEKIRDTLSSSLDIFDEINHAMNKSTSFIERVDELIQRVDSVSERVTLMSNTVSASVEGTNMQVKEVVVAAQNVANSSNEISSLANLTFSKIEDSTKLIEDLVGRIEETIDSAKESIEVTNLVMSYSSRIESIVGTINALAEQTNLLALNAAIEAARAGEAGRGFAVVAAEIRKLAEESKKSTIEIQSILKNIENGVKQVNKAVLKSGEVLEASRSSVRNVREVFERIYELTEHINSKAQALAAASQQQSAAAEGISTAMEFATTSVNEIIKMMNELDEEIKEVVKIFPHLRKVDRKVKETVQNFSEDLTKKFRLGNDVLVQELEF from the coding sequence ATGAAGGTTATAAAGCTGAGGAACTTACCACTTTTACTTACGGTTATATTGACATGTGCTTTCATGGTTATGTATTTTGTGAACCAACACTTTTCGAATCAGATTATAAAAGGATGGTCGGAGAAGTATAACGAAGCGATTGTCAAGATTTTGAAAGAGAAAGTGGAGAGCAAGGTTCCGATTTTTTCGATACTAACAGAAATATTGCAAAACGATCCGAACTTGATAAATATTATACAAACAGACGATAAGGATTCGCTGCACTATTATCTGGAGTATACCTTTGATACTTATAAACAATACGGGCTTAGTATTCTGCAATTCAACAGACCTGATTTGAAGGTTTTTCTAAGGATGCACGATAAGGAAAAATCAAACGACAGCATAGCCGCCAGAAAGCTTGTAAATAAATTGATCCAAACAAAAGAGAAGGTTATGGGATATGAAATTGACCTATCTGGGTTGGGGTTAAGGTTACTCACTCCGCTCGTATCCGAAGATTTGGTTGCAATCCTCGAAGTTGGTGTTTTGGTTGATGAGAGGATACTTAGTGACCTTGAAGGAACCAATGAGTTGGTATTACTTTACGATGAGAAGGGTAAGCTTTACAAACCTAATTTTCTTAGGGTTGATAAGAGTGTTAAAATAGCGGATGAGGTAAATCTACAAAAGTTTATTAGAAATGAAAAGTACTACGAGATCAAAAACGGCCAGCTTTATATAGCTCACCATTTTAAAGATATAGACAACGAAACTATAGCGATTCTGCTATCGAAGTTGCCTCTCACAACCATAGTTGCTCAACAGACTAAGTTGGGTGTTGCAAATATCGTGCTTCAACTGACCTTGATAGGAATGGTGCTCACTTTAGTTGTTGTACTACTAAGAACTGTGGAAAGACAAGTATCCGTTGCGAAGGCATGTATGGCAAGAGTTGAAGACGGTGATCTAACGGTTGAATTTCCAACAACTGTGCAAAACGAAATCGGGATTTTGATAAGCCACATTTCTCAGGTGGTTGAAAAGATCAGGGATACGCTATCGAGTAGTTTAGATATCTTTGATGAGATTAACCATGCTATGAACAAAAGCACATCTTTCATTGAGCGGGTAGACGAGTTGATTCAAAGGGTTGATTCGGTTTCCGAGAGGGTGACTTTGATGTCCAACACCGTCTCTGCCTCAGTTGAGGGTACAAACATGCAAGTTAAAGAGGTTGTCGTTGCAGCTCAGAATGTAGCTAATAGTTCTAATGAGATTTCTTCACTTGCCAACCTAACATTCAGCAAAATAGAAGATTCAACAAAACTCATAGAGGACCTCGTTGGGAGAATTGAAGAGACAATAGATTCGGCAAAAGAGTCGATAGAAGTTACCAATCTGGTAATGAGTTATTCTTCTCGAATAGAAAGTATAGTTGGGACTATAAACGCTCTTGCAGAGCAGACCAATTTATTAGCGCTAAACGCGGCGATAGAAGCTGCAAGGGCTGGGGAAGCGGGAAGAGGCTTTGCGGTAGTAGCAGCTGAGATAAGAAAACTGGCAGAGGAAAGTAAGAAATCAACTATAGAGATACAGAGCATACTAAAGAATATCGAGAACGGGGTAAAGCAAGTTAACAAAGCTGTACTGAAGAGTGGAGAAGTGCTTGAGGCATCAAGAAGTAGTGTTAGGAACGTTAGAGAAGTTTTCGAGCGCATTTATGAGCTCACAGAACACATAAACTCCAAAGCTCAGGCACTTGCCGCAGCAAGTCAGCAGCAAAGTGCGGCAGCTGAGGGAATAAGTACCGCTATGGAGTTTGCAACAACCAGTGTCAATGAAATAATAAAAATGATGAACGAACTTGACGAAGAGATAAAAGAAGTTGTTAAAATTTTCCCTCATCTGCGCAAAGTTGATAGAAAGGTTAAAGAGACTGTACAAAACTTTTCGGAAGACTTGACGAAAAAATTCCGGCTGGGAAACGATGTCTTGGTTCAAGAGTTAGAATTTTAA
- a CDS encoding MFS transporter, which yields MVEKLAHGSSRKLLSVDEIVETYVNSKTRKLLLFITSLMWSFDAAGVLALSFTLPAISKEWALTVQQSANILSATFIGMLIGALSVGFVADFLGRKISNIVYSLFTVVFSLFLGFTNSAATFLFLRLLAGIGYGGLMPSVNAYLAEFLGKGLRGAYLVLLEASWAIGSILIGLVSVTTAQISWRITYWAFAVGLVLLPILLKLPESPKFAFKKHGKDGLEKVLKAKIHYDVAPIPESKVAVIELLKRPYLSRTIMIWASWFVVSFVYYTLFSWAPKIFAQQGLSATKSLWFTFFMMVAQLPGYLSAAYFIEKLGRKKSLAIYFIGMSVSAILWAFVGNTVQLIIVALLLSFFTLGVWGLVYAYTPELYPTTMRGTGNGMAGVVARIAGILAPQFAGYMFSMNKSLLEIFSWLAGLSILAAVIVLLLAIETKNVEIG from the coding sequence ATGGTTGAAAAACTGGCACATGGCTCGAGTAGAAAACTACTCTCCGTTGATGAGATAGTCGAGACGTATGTAAACTCCAAGACAAGAAAACTGCTGCTTTTCATTACATCACTGATGTGGTCTTTTGACGCTGCAGGCGTGCTCGCACTTTCTTTTACACTCCCAGCGATAAGTAAAGAGTGGGCACTGACTGTGCAACAATCTGCCAACATCTTGAGTGCGACTTTCATTGGAATGCTCATCGGAGCACTGAGTGTAGGATTCGTCGCTGACTTTCTGGGGAGAAAGATTTCAAATATTGTGTATTCCCTTTTCACCGTGGTATTTTCGCTCTTTCTTGGATTCACCAACTCTGCAGCCACGTTCCTTTTCTTACGTTTGCTTGCTGGTATCGGATACGGCGGCTTGATGCCATCCGTGAATGCTTACCTCGCAGAATTCTTAGGAAAAGGGCTACGCGGTGCTTACCTTGTCCTTCTTGAAGCAAGCTGGGCGATAGGAAGTATCCTTATAGGTCTTGTTTCGGTGACAACAGCGCAGATAAGCTGGAGAATAACATACTGGGCATTTGCCGTGGGATTAGTTCTCTTACCGATTTTACTCAAATTACCAGAGTCACCAAAGTTCGCATTCAAAAAGCACGGGAAAGACGGTTTGGAAAAGGTTTTAAAGGCGAAAATACATTACGATGTCGCACCTATACCAGAGAGCAAAGTTGCTGTTATCGAATTACTAAAAAGGCCGTATCTATCAAGAACAATAATGATTTGGGCAAGCTGGTTTGTTGTGAGTTTTGTTTACTACACGCTCTTTTCATGGGCACCAAAGATATTCGCTCAGCAAGGCCTGAGCGCAACAAAATCGCTCTGGTTCACATTTTTCATGATGGTTGCACAACTTCCGGGATACTTGTCTGCTGCGTACTTCATCGAAAAGCTCGGGCGCAAGAAATCCCTTGCGATATACTTTATTGGCATGTCTGTTAGTGCAATACTTTGGGCGTTTGTGGGAAATACAGTTCAGTTGATAATCGTCGCTTTACTACTATCGTTCTTCACACTTGGCGTATGGGGACTTGTGTATGCTTACACTCCAGAGTTGTATCCAACTACAATGAGAGGAACGGGCAACGGAATGGCAGGTGTTGTCGCAAGGATAGCAGGCATATTAGCTCCACAATTCGCAGGATATATGTTCTCGATGAACAAATCCCTTCTTGAAATCTTCTCGTGGCTCGCTGGATTGTCGATTTTAGCAGCCGTAATAGTTCTTCTTTTAGCAATCGAGACAAAGAACGTTGAAATAGGATAA
- a CDS encoding methyl-accepting chemotaxis protein — protein sequence MKGLKLKHIPIVLGLSLVVILSITLLVFLQSSNQVNLKWSELYKEAAQRDVVNKLDARMELLRVLLNSLLNDQKVIELFKERDREALYQYSKNYLNTYAKSGVNLIHYIDPDMKSFLRTHQPDKFGDDLSYRKLVKKVATTRQEVAGYEAGKFGVAMRYIVPVISEGEFVGIVEIGILLDKAFLESLIGENEVVIFYGEGGKLSTPMIVKENENIEISGEMNIEKCLRTEGYCEVKSGYQYLSYPIKDPDGETIAVILTRVSIKDVEELSKRSITIASVSQVAGIVALLTLVILLTRSVVVQVSKAREGISKFETGDLTVQFDVTSSNEIGDLVKAISQAVEKLRNAFLNIENTFGTMRKVIENYSSLVDNLSNVIERADKVSEQVYTTAENISSAFKETNMAVAEVAEAAQNVANTAQQISAFTNSAFDEISNSVELVKELVGKIEETIKTSERSMMVTDSLVSYSSQIQNIVDTINSIAEQTNLLALNAAIEAARAGEAGRGFAVVADEIRKLAEESKRSTSDIQKILRNIKDGVEQVDQTVKQNAEVLGTSRESVVNVQKAFERIYKIMEDINSKTQSFAAASQEQSASSEEISAAVQSVADNVNELVGILRNMMDEMGRTREMIPEVEIGQEALKLEIKMFEETMKFFKLR from the coding sequence ATGAAAGGCTTAAAACTGAAGCACATTCCTATCGTGCTCGGACTAAGTTTAGTTGTTATCTTGTCGATTACATTGCTTGTCTTTTTACAGTCGAGCAACCAAGTCAATTTGAAGTGGAGTGAATTGTACAAGGAAGCGGCGCAAAGAGATGTTGTAAACAAACTTGACGCAAGGATGGAGTTATTGCGCGTGCTTTTAAATTCTCTTTTGAACGACCAAAAGGTCATCGAGCTTTTCAAAGAAAGGGATAGGGAAGCTCTCTATCAGTATTCAAAAAACTATCTTAATACATATGCCAAATCTGGTGTTAATTTAATCCATTACATTGATCCCGATATGAAATCATTCTTGAGAACCCACCAGCCGGATAAATTTGGAGATGATCTTTCATATAGAAAACTTGTTAAGAAAGTAGCAACAACAAGACAAGAAGTGGCTGGCTACGAGGCTGGTAAATTTGGTGTTGCGATGAGATACATCGTACCCGTAATTTCCGAAGGTGAATTCGTTGGTATTGTAGAGATTGGAATATTGCTTGATAAGGCTTTCCTCGAATCGTTAATCGGTGAGAACGAGGTTGTCATTTTCTACGGTGAGGGTGGTAAGTTGTCAACACCGATGATTGTGAAAGAAAACGAAAATATAGAAATTTCAGGCGAGATGAACATAGAAAAGTGTTTAAGAACCGAGGGGTATTGCGAAGTTAAAAGCGGGTATCAGTACTTGTCTTATCCTATTAAAGATCCAGATGGAGAGACGATAGCGGTTATACTAACGCGAGTTTCAATTAAAGACGTTGAAGAACTTAGCAAACGTTCCATCACGATTGCTTCAGTATCGCAGGTTGCTGGTATTGTAGCACTGTTAACATTGGTGATTTTACTCACAAGAAGTGTCGTAGTACAGGTTTCCAAAGCACGTGAAGGAATTTCCAAATTTGAAACCGGCGATTTAACTGTCCAATTTGATGTCACTTCGAGTAACGAGATTGGCGACCTTGTAAAAGCTATATCTCAGGCAGTTGAGAAATTACGCAATGCTTTCTTAAATATCGAAAACACCTTTGGGACGATGAGGAAAGTTATCGAAAATTACAGCAGCTTGGTAGATAATCTAAGTAATGTTATTGAGCGTGCGGATAAGGTTTCTGAACAAGTTTACACGACTGCAGAAAATATTTCTTCAGCGTTTAAAGAAACGAACATGGCCGTTGCTGAAGTTGCCGAAGCAGCCCAAAACGTTGCTAATACAGCTCAGCAAATATCAGCATTTACGAATTCTGCATTCGATGAAATATCCAACTCGGTGGAGCTTGTAAAGGAACTCGTTGGAAAGATAGAAGAAACGATAAAGACATCAGAACGTTCTATGATGGTTACCGATTCACTTGTAAGTTATTCATCGCAGATACAAAACATAGTTGACACCATAAACTCGATAGCAGAGCAAACGAACCTACTTGCACTCAATGCTGCAATAGAAGCTGCAAGGGCAGGGGAAGCGGGAAGAGGTTTTGCAGTGGTCGCAGATGAAATAAGAAAACTTGCAGAAGAGAGTAAGAGGTCAACAAGTGATATACAAAAGATCCTAAGGAATATCAAAGATGGAGTGGAGCAAGTCGACCAGACCGTGAAGCAGAACGCAGAAGTACTGGGGACATCACGTGAGAGTGTGGTGAATGTACAGAAAGCGTTTGAGAGGATATACAAAATTATGGAAGACATCAATTCAAAAACTCAATCATTCGCAGCCGCAAGTCAAGAACAGAGTGCTTCAAGCGAAGAAATTAGTGCGGCAGTCCAAAGTGTTGCAGATAATGTAAATGAGTTGGTTGGAATACTAAGAAATATGATGGACGAAATGGGAAGAACAAGGGAAATGATACCGGAAGTAGAGATAGGTCAGGAAGCTCTCAAATTAGAAATAAAGATGTTTGAAGAGACGATGAAATTCTTTAAACTGCGTTAG
- a CDS encoding DUF5685 family protein encodes MFGYVRPVKDELKVRELNEFRAFYCGVCTSLHKARYLAKFFLSYDSVFFALLLTSLRGKELEYKRRFCGIELRNISYFEGEEIQLAAGNFLLLLKYKLFDDVEDERNFAKALLLKVFKDIPPVQPSVEFRLQALLKELNELEKRREPSIDKTAEVFGDIVALFFENFQGLPSEQITVLVHLAKHLGKWIYALDAFDDLRRDLKKGNYNPFVTQYGFSSGMDVEEFVDSIRPEVRKYLFRVLDEVILAYNLLELKTYKGILDNIVYLGLFDETERVLSGRKTCGKVHRA; translated from the coding sequence ATGTTTGGGTATGTAAGACCTGTTAAAGATGAGCTGAAAGTTAGAGAATTAAACGAATTTCGTGCTTTTTATTGTGGCGTGTGCACGAGTTTGCACAAAGCAAGATACCTTGCAAAATTCTTTTTAAGTTATGATTCTGTGTTCTTTGCACTGCTTTTGACTTCACTCAGGGGTAAGGAGTTAGAGTACAAGAGAAGGTTTTGCGGTATTGAGTTGAGAAATATCAGTTATTTTGAAGGTGAGGAAATACAACTTGCCGCAGGTAATTTTCTGTTGCTTTTGAAGTACAAACTTTTTGATGATGTTGAAGATGAAAGGAACTTTGCCAAAGCTCTGCTTTTGAAAGTTTTCAAGGATATTCCTCCAGTTCAACCTTCCGTGGAGTTTCGTCTCCAAGCTCTTCTGAAAGAGCTTAATGAATTGGAGAAAAGAAGAGAACCATCTATCGATAAAACTGCAGAGGTGTTTGGTGATATCGTGGCTTTGTTCTTTGAGAATTTCCAAGGCCTGCCTTCTGAACAAATAACTGTTTTGGTGCATTTGGCAAAGCATCTCGGAAAGTGGATATACGCGCTTGATGCGTTTGATGATCTGCGAAGAGATTTAAAGAAAGGGAACTACAATCCTTTCGTTACCCAGTATGGTTTTAGTTCAGGTATGGACGTTGAAGAATTTGTAGACAGCATAAGGCCAGAGGTTAGGAAATATCTTTTCAGAGTTTTGGATGAAGTTATCCTTGCCTATAATTTGCTTGAGTTGAAAACGTACAAGGGAATTTTGGACAATATAGTCTATCTAGGACTGTTTGATGAAACAGAACGTGTTCTAAGTGGAAGAAAGACATGTGGAAAGGTTCATAGAGCTTGA